From a single Pseudomonas sp. A34-9 genomic region:
- the glyQ gene encoding glycine--tRNA ligase subunit alpha, translated as MSQPTPAVRTFQDLILALQQYWAEQGCVVLQPYDMEVGAGTFHTATFLRAIGPETWNAAYVQPSRRPTDGRYGENPNRLQHYYQFQVVLKPNPDNFQELYLGSLKHVGLDPLVHDIRFVEDNWESPTLGAWGLGWEVWLNGMEVTQFTYFQQAGGIECYPVTGEITYGLERLAMYLQGVDSVYDLVWADGPFGKVTYGDVFHQNEVEQSTYNFEHANVDKLFELFDFYESEAKRLIELDQPLPLPSYEMVLKASHTFNLLDARRAISVTARQQYILRVRTLARSVAQAYLLARAKLGFPMATPDLRDEVLAKLEAAQ; from the coding sequence GTGAGCCAGCCTACGCCAGCCGTGCGTACCTTCCAAGACTTGATCCTCGCGCTCCAGCAATACTGGGCCGAGCAAGGTTGTGTGGTACTTCAGCCCTACGATATGGAAGTAGGCGCCGGCACTTTCCACACCGCGACCTTCCTCCGCGCCATAGGCCCGGAAACCTGGAACGCCGCCTATGTGCAGCCAAGCCGCCGTCCGACTGACGGCCGTTACGGCGAAAACCCGAACCGTCTGCAGCACTACTATCAGTTCCAGGTGGTCCTGAAGCCGAACCCGGACAACTTCCAGGAACTGTACCTGGGCTCGCTCAAGCATGTCGGCCTCGACCCGCTGGTCCACGATATCCGCTTCGTCGAAGACAACTGGGAATCGCCGACCCTCGGCGCCTGGGGTCTGGGCTGGGAAGTCTGGTTGAACGGTATGGAAGTGACTCAGTTCACTTACTTCCAGCAAGCGGGCGGCATCGAATGCTATCCGGTGACCGGCGAGATCACTTACGGTCTCGAGCGTCTGGCCATGTACCTGCAGGGCGTGGATTCGGTCTACGACCTGGTCTGGGCTGACGGTCCGTTCGGCAAGGTGACCTACGGCGACGTGTTCCACCAGAACGAAGTGGAGCAGTCCACTTACAACTTCGAACACGCCAACGTCGACAAGCTGTTCGAACTGTTCGACTTCTATGAAAGCGAAGCCAAGCGCCTGATCGAACTCGACCAGCCGCTGCCATTGCCGAGCTACGAAATGGTGCTGAAGGCTTCGCACACCTTCAACCTGCTGGATGCGCGCCGGGCGATCTCGGTGACCGCGCGTCAGCAATACATCCTGCGTGTACGCACCCTGGCGCGTTCCGTTGCGCAAGCCTACCTGCTGGCGCGCGCCAAGCTGGGCTTCCCGATGGCGACCCCGGACCTGCGTGACGAAGTACTGGCCAAGCTGGAGGCTGCACAATGA
- a CDS encoding DNA-3-methyladenine glycosylase I, with the protein MPRCFWCTEDPLYMAYHDQEWGTPLRDAQGLFELLLLEGFQAGLSWITVLRKRERYREVLFGFDVQRVAQMSDAEIDELMLDPGIIRNRLKLNAARRNAQAWLALEDPVAFLWSFVGDQPIINHFKDRSEVPAITPEAVAMSKGLKKAGFTFVGPTICYALMQASGMVMDHTQDCDRYAQLANGG; encoded by the coding sequence ATGCCACGCTGCTTTTGGTGTACCGAAGATCCGCTGTACATGGCTTATCACGATCAGGAGTGGGGCACGCCGCTACGCGATGCGCAGGGTTTGTTCGAGTTGCTTTTGCTCGAAGGGTTCCAGGCCGGGCTTTCCTGGATCACCGTGCTGCGCAAGCGCGAGCGTTATCGCGAGGTGCTGTTCGGCTTCGACGTACAGCGCGTGGCGCAGATGAGCGACGCCGAAATCGACGAATTGATGCTCGACCCGGGGATCATTCGCAACCGCCTGAAACTCAATGCCGCCCGGCGCAACGCCCAAGCCTGGCTGGCGCTGGAGGATCCGGTGGCGTTCCTCTGGTCGTTCGTCGGTGACCAACCGATCATCAATCATTTCAAGGATCGCAGCGAAGTCCCGGCGATCACCCCCGAAGCGGTGGCGATGAGCAAAGGCCTGAAAAAGGCCGGGTTCACGTTTGTCGGCCCGACCATTTGCTACGCACTGATGCAGGCCTCGGGCATGGTCATGGATCACACTCAGGATTGCGACCGCTACGCGCAGCTCGCCAACGGCGGTTAG
- a CDS encoding lysophospholipid acyltransferase → MEKFKGALLVGALRLFALLPWRAVQAVGSAIGWIMWKTPNRSRDVVRINLAKCFPQMDAAERERLVGQSLKDIGKSLTESACAWIWPAQRSIDLVREVEGLDVLKDALASGKGLVGITSHLGNWEVLNHFYCSQCKPIIFYRPPKLKAVDELLRKQRVQLGNKVAASTKEGILSVIKEVRKGGAVGIPADPEPAESAGIFVPFFATQALTSKFVPNMLAGGKAVGVFLHALRLPDGSGYKVILEAAPEAMYSTDTAESCAAMSKVVERYVAAYPSQYMWSMKRFKKRPPGEERWY, encoded by the coding sequence GTGGAAAAGTTTAAAGGCGCCTTGCTGGTAGGCGCTCTGCGGCTATTTGCCCTGCTGCCATGGCGGGCCGTGCAGGCCGTGGGTTCGGCGATCGGCTGGATCATGTGGAAAACCCCCAACCGCTCCCGCGACGTGGTGCGGATCAACCTCGCCAAATGTTTTCCACAGATGGATGCCGCCGAACGTGAGCGTCTGGTCGGGCAGAGCCTGAAAGACATCGGCAAGTCGCTGACCGAAAGCGCCTGCGCGTGGATCTGGCCGGCGCAACGCTCGATCGATCTGGTGCGCGAAGTCGAAGGCCTCGACGTCCTCAAGGATGCGCTGGCCTCCGGCAAAGGCTTAGTCGGCATCACCAGCCACCTGGGCAACTGGGAAGTGCTCAACCACTTCTATTGCAGCCAGTGCAAACCGATCATTTTCTATCGCCCGCCCAAGCTCAAGGCTGTGGATGAATTGCTGCGCAAACAGCGCGTGCAACTGGGCAACAAAGTCGCCGCATCGACCAAAGAAGGCATCCTCAGCGTCATCAAGGAAGTGCGCAAAGGTGGTGCAGTGGGCATCCCCGCTGACCCGGAACCGGCCGAATCCGCCGGGATCTTCGTGCCGTTCTTCGCGACTCAGGCGCTGACTAGCAAGTTCGTGCCGAACATGTTGGCTGGCGGCAAAGCCGTTGGCGTGTTCCTGCATGCATTGCGCCTGCCCGATGGGTCTGGCTACAAAGTGATCCTCGAAGCCGCGCCAGAAGCCATGTACAGCACCGATACCGCCGAATCCTGCGCAGCGATGAGTAAAGTCGTCGAGCGTTATGTGGCGGCGTATCCGAGTCAGTACATGTGGAGCATGAAGCGCTTCAAAAAGCGTCCGCCGGGCGAAGAGCGCTGGTATTGA
- a CDS encoding PilZ domain-containing protein, producing MSEQRKSFRIKITHDSFGECLGQTRNLSPTGVFVQHPVLASLPKGAVVYGQVQGLPTGAPRVRMEVVTVNAEGIGLRYL from the coding sequence ATGTCCGAACAACGCAAATCCTTCCGCATCAAGATCACCCACGACAGCTTTGGCGAGTGCCTCGGGCAGACGCGCAATTTGTCGCCCACCGGGGTATTTGTGCAGCATCCGGTGTTGGCTTCTTTGCCCAAAGGCGCGGTGGTTTACGGCCAGGTGCAGGGTTTACCCACAGGCGCGCCGCGGGTGCGGATGGAAGTGGTGACGGTAAATGCCGAGGGCATTGGCCTGCGGTACTTGTAA
- a CDS encoding tetratricopeptide repeat protein: MLESLEKMLAKGVDNSLLRFGLGKGYLDLGDNAKAAEHFQRCVGFDPKYSAAWKLLGKAHLALGDHAAARQAWEQGLDAARAHGDKQAEKEMTVFLKKLDRQAQ; encoded by the coding sequence ATGCTCGAATCCCTGGAAAAAATGCTCGCCAAGGGTGTGGATAACTCATTGCTGCGCTTCGGCCTGGGCAAAGGCTATCTGGATCTTGGGGACAACGCCAAAGCCGCGGAACACTTCCAGCGCTGTGTCGGTTTCGATCCGAAGTATTCAGCAGCGTGGAAGCTATTGGGCAAGGCGCATCTGGCGCTGGGCGATCACGCCGCCGCGCGTCAGGCCTGGGAACAAGGGCTGGATGCCGCGCGCGCCCATGGCGACAAGCAGGCCGAGAAGGAAATGACGGTGTTCTTGAAGAAGCTCGATCGTCAGGCGCAGTAA
- the trkA gene encoding Trk system potassium transporter TrkA — protein sequence MKIIILGAGQVGGSLAEHLASEANDITVVDTDGERLRDLGDRLDIRTVQGRGSLPSVLRQAGADDADMLVAVTNSDETNMVACQVAHTLFHTPTKIARVREASYLNREEQLFQNEAIPVDVLISPEQVVTNYIKRLIQHPGALQVIDFAEGAAQLVAVRAYYGGPLVGQQLRQLREHMPNVETRVAAIFRRDRPILPQGDTVIEADDEVFFIAARENIRAVMSEMRRLDETYKRIVIAGGGQIGERLAEAIESRYQVKIIEMSPARCRYLSDTLDSTVVLQGSASDRDLLLEENIADADIFLALTNDDEANIMSSLLAKRLGAKKVMTIINNPAYVDLIQGGDIDIAISPQLATIGTLLAHVRRGDIVSVHSLRRGAAEAIEAIAHGDAKSSKVIGKPIEKIGLPPGTTIGAVIRNEQVIIAHDDTVIEAGDHVILFLVDKKHIRDVEKLFHVGLSFF from the coding sequence ATGAAAATCATCATCCTCGGTGCGGGACAGGTCGGCGGTTCGCTGGCCGAGCATTTGGCCAGCGAGGCCAACGACATCACCGTGGTCGATACCGATGGCGAGCGCCTGCGCGACCTCGGCGACCGCCTCGACATCCGCACCGTGCAGGGCCGTGGCTCGCTGCCATCGGTGCTGCGGCAGGCCGGTGCCGACGACGCCGACATGCTGGTCGCGGTAACCAACAGCGACGAGACCAACATGGTCGCCTGCCAGGTCGCCCATACGCTGTTCCACACCCCGACCAAAATCGCCCGGGTGCGCGAAGCGTCCTACCTCAATCGCGAAGAGCAACTGTTCCAGAACGAAGCGATTCCGGTGGACGTGTTGATCAGCCCCGAGCAAGTGGTGACCAACTACATCAAGCGCCTGATCCAGCATCCCGGCGCTTTGCAGGTGATCGATTTCGCCGAAGGCGCGGCGCAACTGGTGGCGGTGCGCGCCTATTACGGCGGCCCGCTGGTAGGCCAGCAACTACGGCAGTTGCGCGAACACATGCCGAATGTCGAAACCCGCGTCGCCGCGATTTTCCGCCGCGACCGGCCGATCCTGCCGCAAGGCGACACGGTGATCGAAGCCGATGACGAAGTCTTCTTCATCGCCGCTCGCGAGAATATTCGCGCGGTGATGAGCGAAATGCGCCGTCTCGACGAAACCTATAAACGTATTGTCATCGCCGGTGGCGGGCAGATCGGCGAGCGCCTGGCCGAGGCTATCGAAAGCCGTTATCAGGTCAAGATCATCGAGATGAGCCCGGCGCGTTGCCGCTATCTCTCCGACACCCTCGACAGCACCGTGGTGTTGCAGGGCAGCGCTTCCGACCGTGATTTACTGCTGGAAGAGAACATCGCCGATGCCGACATTTTTCTCGCGCTGACCAACGATGACGAAGCCAACATCATGTCGTCGCTGCTGGCCAAACGGCTGGGGGCGAAAAAGGTCATGACGATCATCAACAACCCGGCGTACGTCGACCTTATTCAGGGCGGCGACATCGACATCGCCATCAGCCCGCAACTGGCGACCATCGGCACGCTGCTGGCCCACGTGCGCCGTGGCGATATCGTCAGCGTGCATTCATTGCGTCGCGGTGCAGCGGAAGCGATCGAGGCGATTGCCCACGGTGATGCGAAATCGAGCAAAGTCATCGGCAAACCGATCGAGAAAATCGGCCTGCCGCCGGGTACCACGATTGGCGCGGTGATTCGCAATGAACAGGTGATAATCGCCCACGACGACACGGTGATCGAAGCAGGCGACCATGTGATTCTGTTCCTTGTGGATAAAAAGCATATTCGCGATGTGGAGAAGCTGTTTCATGTGGGCCTGAGCTTTTTCTGA
- the rsmB gene encoding 16S rRNA (cytosine(967)-C(5))-methyltransferase RsmB: MNPRLAAAKALAAVLSGKASLNSSLPTQLDKVEDRDRGFTQDLAFGTARWQPRLSALAQKLLQKPFKAADADVEALLLVGLYQLLYTRVPAHAAIGETVGCADKLKKPWAKGLLNAVLRNAQRESETIFAELERDPVVRTAHPRWLQKSLKAFWPEQWEAICEANNAHPPMILRVNRRHHSRDAYLGLLTEAGIAATPCVYSRDGIILEAAADVRSLPGFAEGWISVQDEAAQLAADLLDLAPGQRVLDACCAPGGKTCHILEAEPALAGVVAVDLEAKRLVRVKENLERLGLNAELIAADGRDTEKWWDGKPFQRILLDAPCSATGVIRRHPDIKLTRQPDDIVALAQLQGELLDAMWKTLEVGGILLYATCSTLPTENTEVIAAFLERTPGARELDLATTAGIKQPHGRQLLAQQGGHDGFYYAKLIKIAAARG; this comes from the coding sequence ATGAACCCGCGTCTGGCCGCCGCCAAGGCTCTCGCTGCCGTCCTCAGCGGCAAGGCTTCGCTGAACAGCTCCCTGCCGACGCAATTGGACAAGGTCGAGGATCGCGATCGCGGTTTCACTCAGGATCTGGCGTTCGGCACTGCGCGTTGGCAGCCACGCCTATCGGCACTGGCGCAGAAGCTGCTGCAGAAACCGTTCAAGGCTGCCGACGCCGATGTCGAAGCGCTGCTGCTGGTCGGCCTCTACCAATTGCTCTACACCCGCGTGCCGGCCCACGCCGCCATCGGCGAAACCGTCGGTTGCGCCGACAAGCTGAAAAAGCCGTGGGCCAAGGGCCTGCTCAACGCCGTGTTGCGCAACGCCCAGCGCGAAAGTGAAACGATTTTCGCCGAACTGGAACGTGATCCGGTGGTGCGCACCGCCCACCCGCGCTGGCTGCAAAAATCCCTGAAAGCGTTCTGGCCAGAACAGTGGGAAGCCATTTGCGAAGCGAACAATGCGCATCCGCCGATGATCCTGCGGGTCAACCGCCGCCATCACAGCCGCGACGCTTACCTCGGCTTGCTGACTGAGGCCGGGATTGCCGCAACGCCATGTGTGTACAGCCGCGACGGCATCATTCTCGAAGCCGCTGCCGACGTACGCAGCCTGCCGGGTTTCGCCGAAGGCTGGATCAGCGTGCAGGACGAGGCCGCGCAACTGGCCGCCGATCTGCTTGATCTGGCGCCGGGCCAGCGCGTGCTCGACGCCTGCTGCGCGCCCGGCGGCAAGACCTGCCACATCCTCGAAGCCGAACCGGCGCTGGCCGGCGTGGTGGCGGTGGATCTGGAAGCCAAGCGTCTGGTGCGAGTGAAAGAAAACCTCGAACGCCTTGGTCTGAATGCCGAACTGATCGCCGCCGACGGTCGCGACACCGAGAAATGGTGGGACGGCAAACCGTTCCAGCGCATCCTGCTCGACGCGCCGTGTTCGGCCACTGGCGTGATCCGCCGCCACCCGGACATCAAGCTGACCCGTCAGCCGGACGACATCGTCGCCCTCGCGCAGCTGCAAGGCGAACTGCTCGACGCCATGTGGAAAACCCTCGAAGTGGGCGGGATCCTGCTGTACGCCACCTGCTCGACCTTACCGACCGAGAACACCGAGGTCATTGCCGCGTTCCTCGAGCGCACGCCGGGTGCCCGCGAACTCGATCTAGCGACCACCGCCGGGATCAAACAGCCCCATGGTCGCCAATTGCTGGCCCAGCAGGGCGGGCATGACGGGTTCTACTACGCCAAGCTGATCAAGATCGCTGCCGCGCGCGGCTAA
- the fmt gene encoding methionyl-tRNA formyltransferase codes for MTEPLRIVFAGTPEFAAEHLKALLNSPYEIVAVYTQPDRPAGRGQKLMPSPVKQLALENNIQVLQPPTLRNADAQAELAALKPDLLVVVAYGLILPQVVLDIPRLGCINSHASLLPRWRGAAPIQRAVEHGDAESGVTVMRMEAGLDTGPMLLKVVTPISGEDTGGTLHDRLAEMGPPAVVQAIAGLAAGTLEGEVQNDELATYAHKLNKDEARIDWGRPAVELERLVRAFNPWPITHSTLNGEALKVLAATLADGKGAPGEILSASKDGLVVACGEQALCLTRLQLPGGKALNFSDLFNSRREKFAVGTVLGAAVDAQ; via the coding sequence ATGACTGAGCCACTGCGCATCGTTTTTGCCGGCACCCCGGAATTCGCCGCCGAACACCTCAAGGCCCTGCTGAACAGCCCCTACGAGATCGTTGCGGTCTACACCCAACCGGATCGTCCGGCCGGTCGCGGGCAAAAACTGATGCCGAGCCCGGTCAAACAGCTGGCCCTGGAAAACAATATCCAGGTGTTGCAGCCGCCGACCTTGCGCAACGCCGATGCACAGGCTGAACTGGCCGCGCTGAAGCCGGACTTGCTGGTGGTGGTCGCCTACGGCCTGATCCTGCCGCAAGTGGTGCTGGATATTCCGCGTCTGGGTTGCATCAACAGTCACGCCTCGTTGCTGCCACGCTGGCGCGGTGCGGCGCCGATTCAACGCGCCGTGGAACACGGTGACGCCGAAAGCGGCGTAACGGTGATGCGCATGGAGGCCGGCCTCGACACAGGGCCGATGCTGCTCAAGGTCGTCACGCCGATCAGCGGCGAAGACACTGGCGGCACGCTGCACGACCGTCTCGCCGAGATGGGGCCACCGGCGGTGGTGCAAGCGATTGCCGGTCTGGCCGCTGGCACGCTGGAAGGTGAAGTGCAAAATGACGAGCTCGCCACCTACGCGCACAAACTCAACAAAGACGAAGCACGCATCGACTGGGGCCGTCCGGCAGTTGAGCTGGAACGCTTGGTGCGCGCTTTCAACCCATGGCCGATCACCCACAGCACCCTCAACGGTGAAGCGCTGAAAGTGCTGGCGGCGACGCTTGCCGACGGTAAAGGCGCGCCGGGTGAAATCCTCAGCGCCAGCAAGGACGGCCTGGTCGTCGCGTGCGGTGAACAGGCGCTGTGCCTGACCCGTCTGCAATTGCCCGGCGGCAAAGCGCTGAATTTCAGCGACCTGTTCAACAGCCGTCGTGAGAAATTCGCCGTCGGCACCGTGCTCGGCGCAGCGGTGGACGCGCAATGA
- the def gene encoding peptide deformylase, with protein sequence MAILNILEFPDPRLRTIAKPVAVVDDEVRQLVDDMFETMYEAPGIGLAATQVNVHKRIVVMDLSEDRTEPRVFINPEFESLTDEMEQYQEGCLSVPGFYENVDRPQKVRIKALDRDGKPYELIAEGLLAVCIQHECDHLNGKLFVDYLSTLKRDRIKKKLEKQHRQNA encoded by the coding sequence ATGGCCATTTTAAACATCCTCGAATTCCCGGACCCGCGTCTGCGCACTATCGCCAAGCCTGTGGCTGTAGTGGACGACGAAGTGCGTCAGTTGGTCGATGACATGTTTGAAACAATGTATGAAGCGCCGGGCATCGGCCTTGCCGCGACCCAGGTCAACGTGCACAAACGTATCGTCGTGATGGACCTTTCCGAAGACCGCACCGAACCCCGGGTGTTCATCAACCCCGAGTTCGAATCGCTGACCGACGAAATGGAGCAATACCAGGAAGGCTGCCTCTCGGTACCGGGTTTCTACGAAAACGTCGACCGCCCGCAAAAGGTCAGGATCAAGGCGCTGGACCGCGACGGCAAGCCCTATGAGCTGATCGCCGAGGGCCTGCTTGCTGTGTGCATCCAGCACGAATGCGACCACCTCAACGGCAAATTGTTCGTCGATTACCTGTCCACGCTCAAACGCGACCGGATCAAGAAGAAACTGGAAAAGCAGCACCGCCAGAACGCTTGA
- a CDS encoding LysM domain-containing protein: MRKTLLALLLLASAGVAQGQVQLRDGFPQQYTVVSGDTLWDISGKYLREPWQWPQLWRANPQIENPDLIYPGDTLTLSYVNGQPRLMLNRGESRGTIKLSPRIRTSPVAEAIPSIPLKSINSFLLSNRIVDKVEDFDKAPYIVAGDAERVLSGTGDRIFARGHFDPDQPVYGIFRQGKVYTDPQTKEFLGINADDIGGGEIVATEGDVATLALQRTTQEVRLGDRLFSGEERSINSTFMPSAPTTSINGVIIDVPRGVTQIGVMDVVTLNKGKRDGLVEGNVLEVMKTGETVRDRITGQPLKIPDERAGLLMVFRTYDKLSYGLVLNASRSLAVLDKVRNP, encoded by the coding sequence ATGAGGAAAACACTACTCGCCCTGCTGCTGTTGGCCTCGGCCGGCGTGGCGCAAGGGCAAGTGCAACTCAGGGATGGTTTTCCACAGCAATACACGGTGGTTTCGGGGGACACACTCTGGGACATATCCGGCAAATACCTGCGCGAGCCTTGGCAGTGGCCACAACTGTGGCGAGCCAATCCGCAAATCGAAAACCCCGACCTGATCTATCCCGGCGACACGCTGACGCTCAGTTACGTCAACGGCCAGCCTCGCCTGATGCTCAATCGCGGTGAATCGCGCGGCACCATCAAGCTCTCGCCACGGATCCGCACCAGCCCGGTGGCCGAGGCGATACCGAGCATTCCGCTGAAATCGATCAACAGTTTTCTGCTGAGCAACCGTATCGTCGACAAGGTCGAGGACTTCGACAAGGCGCCGTACATTGTCGCCGGTGACGCCGAGCGTGTGCTTAGCGGTACCGGTGACCGGATCTTCGCGCGCGGCCATTTCGACCCCGATCAACCGGTCTACGGCATCTTCCGCCAGGGCAAGGTCTACACCGATCCGCAGACCAAAGAGTTTCTCGGCATCAACGCCGACGACATCGGCGGCGGTGAAATCGTCGCGACCGAAGGCGACGTTGCCACCCTCGCCCTGCAACGCACCACGCAGGAAGTACGCCTCGGCGACCGTTTGTTCAGCGGCGAAGAGCGCTCGATCAACTCGACCTTCATGCCCAGCGCACCGACCACCAGCATCAACGGCGTGATCATCGACGTGCCACGCGGCGTTACTCAGATTGGCGTGATGGACGTGGTGACCCTGAACAAAGGCAAGCGCGACGGGCTGGTGGAAGGCAATGTGTTGGAGGTGATGAAAACCGGCGAAACCGTGCGTGACCGCATTACCGGCCAGCCGCTGAAAATTCCCGATGAACGCGCCGGGTTGCTGATGGTGTTTCGCACCTACGACAAACTCAGCTACGGCCTCGTTCTCAATGCTTCACGCTCGTTGGCGGTGCTCGACAAGGTACGAAATCCGTAA
- the dprA gene encoding DNA-processing protein DprA yields MMLSVCTPVSPAELEARLRLHRLPEIGPKRFAKLLEAFGSASKAISAPASAWRSLGMPAACAEARRCPEVRDGASHAMRWLERSDHHLLMWDQADYPALLAQIPDPPPLLFVAGNPQILEKPQLAMVGSRRASRPGMDTAAAFSRCLAGAGFVITSGLALGIDAAAHQAALDVGGLTVGVLGTGLENFYPQRNRRLAEAMIASGSAVLSEFPLDAGPVASNFPRRNRIISGLSLGVLVVEASVASGSLITARLAAEQGREVYAIPGSIHHPGARGCHQLIRDGAVLVETIEHILEALRGWQHLPLSADPAKVDHPLLILLHAAPHTSEGLADSSGWALPKVLAALTELEMDGRAVCENGRWLARTS; encoded by the coding sequence ATGATGCTGTCTGTCTGCACGCCGGTTTCGCCGGCGGAACTGGAAGCGCGTCTGCGCCTGCATCGCCTGCCGGAAATCGGTCCGAAGCGGTTTGCCAAATTGCTCGAAGCCTTCGGCTCGGCATCAAAAGCCATCAGCGCGCCAGCGAGTGCCTGGCGCTCGCTGGGCATGCCGGCGGCCTGCGCCGAAGCGCGACGCTGTCCTGAGGTGCGCGATGGCGCGAGCCATGCAATGCGCTGGCTAGAGCGTTCGGATCATCATTTGCTGATGTGGGATCAGGCGGATTATCCGGCGCTGCTGGCGCAGATTCCTGATCCGCCGCCTTTACTATTTGTCGCTGGCAACCCACAGATTCTGGAAAAGCCGCAACTGGCGATGGTCGGCAGCCGCCGCGCTTCGCGCCCGGGAATGGATACCGCGGCAGCGTTTTCGCGCTGCCTTGCCGGGGCTGGTTTTGTCATCACCAGTGGCTTGGCGCTAGGCATCGATGCCGCTGCGCATCAGGCGGCACTTGATGTCGGTGGCTTGACCGTCGGTGTGTTGGGTACCGGCCTGGAAAATTTTTATCCACAGCGCAATCGGCGCCTGGCTGAGGCGATGATCGCGTCCGGCAGCGCGGTGCTTTCGGAGTTTCCGCTGGATGCCGGGCCGGTGGCGAGCAACTTTCCGCGTCGTAACCGGATCATCAGCGGATTGTCGCTGGGAGTGCTGGTGGTCGAGGCCAGCGTCGCCAGCGGTTCATTGATCACTGCGCGGCTGGCAGCGGAACAGGGGCGCGAGGTGTATGCGATTCCCGGCTCGATTCATCACCCCGGCGCGCGCGGTTGTCACCAATTGATTCGCGACGGTGCGGTGTTGGTGGAAACCATCGAGCACATCCTCGAAGCCCTGCGTGGCTGGCAGCATTTGCCGTTGTCCGCAGACCCAGCGAAAGTCGATCATCCATTGCTCATATTGCTGCATGCCGCGCCGCACACCAGCGAAGGATTGGCCGACAGTAGCGGCTGGGCGTTACCGAAAGTGCTGGCAGCCCTTACCGAACTGGAAATGGACGGCCGCGCGGTATGCGAAAACGGTCGCTGGTTGGCCAGGACAAGCTAG
- a CDS encoding L-threonylcarbamoyladenylate synthase: MVNSWRVQQAAREIRAGAVIAYPTEAVWGLGCDPWNEEAVDRLLAIKNRSVVKGLILVADNIRQFDFLFEDFPPEWIDRMASTWPGPNTWLVPHQGLLPEWVTGMHDTVALRVSDHPQVRDLCSMVGPLISTSANPQGRPAARTRLRVEQYFRGQVDLVLGGSLGGRKNPSVIRDLATGKVIRPD, from the coding sequence ATGGTCAACAGTTGGCGTGTGCAACAAGCCGCACGAGAGATTCGCGCCGGGGCGGTGATTGCCTATCCAACCGAAGCCGTCTGGGGGCTGGGTTGCGACCCGTGGAACGAAGAGGCAGTGGATCGATTGCTGGCGATCAAGAATCGTTCGGTGGTCAAAGGGTTGATTCTGGTTGCCGACAATATTCGCCAGTTCGACTTCCTGTTCGAAGACTTCCCGCCAGAGTGGATCGACCGCATGGCCAGCACCTGGCCGGGGCCGAACACCTGGCTGGTGCCGCACCAAGGCTTGTTGCCGGAATGGGTCACCGGCATGCACGACACCGTGGCGCTGCGGGTCAGCGATCATCCGCAAGTGCGCGATCTGTGCTCGATGGTCGGGCCGTTGATTTCGACCTCTGCCAACCCACAGGGTCGCCCGGCGGCACGTACGCGTTTACGAGTTGAGCAATATTTCCGTGGGCAAGTGGATCTGGTGCTGGGCGGCAGCCTCGGCGGTCGGAAAAACCCTAGCGTCATCCGCGATCTTGCGACGGGCAAGGTCATTCGCCCCGACTGA